AAGTATCTCTTAATTCAAAACCAATCATTTCTAGTATTCAATTAGAAATGCAAGGTTGTGTTTTACTAAAAGCCACTACCAATGCTCTTTGCTTATGCATTGAGAAAAAAAATAAATTAGAGGGTTTGGAAATTATTGATAATTTTCTTAGTATGATTCGAGGAGAAAAATTTAATTCAAACTTACTGGATGAAAACTTAAAGCTATTTGAGAAATTTAAATTAGCCTTAAGTAGGAGAAATTGTTTAATAATGGGAGCATTGGAATTGAAGAAAGCTTTAGAAAATAATTAAACTATTGCTATTAAAAAACGATTAATACTCGGCTCACACATATCACTAAATAAGCCTAATAATTATCTTTTAGGAGCAGTCAGGGAATCCATATATAATGGAGCAGATTGCTTCATGATTTTTACTGGTCCACCCCAAAACAAAAAAAGAGTTCCTGTAGAACAATTATTTTTATTAGAAAGTCAAAAAGAGGCACAAAAGGCCAATATTGACTTTAAAAATTGTGTTATTCACGCTCCCTATATCTTTAATCTTGCAAGGCCAGATGAAGATGGTTTTATTCATTCTTTGTTAGTTAATGAAATTAAAAGAACTGTTCAACTGGGGTGTAAGATTTTTGTTGTTCACCCCGGATCTTTTCTTTCAACAACCAAAGATTCTGAACAACTATTAGTTGACCATAAACAGGGAATTCAAGAAGTTATTAAAAATATCAAAGGAATATTAAATGCAACAGAAGATTTAGATTACTTCTTTGCATTAGAAACTATGGCAGGCAAAAAGAATCAATTAGGAAGTAAGTTAGAGGAACTCAAAGAAATATTTGAAGGTTGCGAGTGGCATCCTAAGCTAGCTGTTTGTTTAGATACAGTTCACTTACATGATAGTGGTTACGATCTTTCAGATGTTGAGGGATTCAAGAAACAATTGGATTCTTTGATAGGACTTCCAAGAGTAAAGACTTTACACTTGGGAGATTCAATGAATCCTAGGGGATCTAAAAAAGATAGACATGCAAATTTAAATTATGGTCATATCGGATTTGATACTTTAATTAAATGGGCTTATGATGAATATTTTTCAACTTTACCAATAATAGTTGAAACTCCATTTTGAATTCAAGAAAAAGGAGTTAAAAAGGAATTGGTGTCTCCCTATAAGTGAGAGATTCAATTAATTAGAGACAAAGTTTGAAAACCTATTCCTAATGAAGAATACAAACCGATTTATAATCGATTTTTAGTTAATGAAAATGAATAATTTGAAGTCTATATGAGTACAAATAACTAATTTTTTCTCAGAATGCATGAAAACTTATTCCTTTTGGCTAGAACAGAAAAAGATTCAAAGACATTCTAGACTCACAAAAAGACAATTTAATTTTCAATGTAAGATAAAAAACTTAGACAACAAATTAGTTAAATTTATTCAGAAAATTCAAATGAAAAAACAAAGATGTCAGGAAAAACTAGATAGAGTTAATAGAAAATTAGATAGGTTGGACAAAGTCCAACAAGTTGAGGTTGTCACAAAAAAGACAAGGAGTGAAAATAAAAGAATTTCACTCCCCTCTTTTTAAAGTTTTATAGGATATAAAATAAGGTGTCTTAGCCAAGTTGGTAAGGCATGGAGCTGCAACCTCCATATGCATCAGTTCGAATCTGATAGACACCTCCAAAATCTCCTAATAGCTCAATGGACAGAGCACTAGCTTGCGGTGCTAGAGGTTATAAGTTCGACTCTTATTTAGGAGGCCATAAAACGGGACATAGCTCAGTTTGATTAGAGTGCTTGGTTTGGGACCAAGAGGTCGCAGGTTTGAATCCTGTTGTCCCGACCACTAATTTGGCAGGATATCTCAGTTGGTTAGAGGGATCGGTTCATATCCGATAGGTCGCGGGTTCGAGCCCCGCTCCTGCTACCATTTATAGGAAGCTTACCCAAGTGGACGAAGGGGTCAGTCTTGAAAACTGAGAGGCATCTAGTAGGTGCGCAGGGGTTCGAATCCCTTAGCTTCCGCCATTTATTTGTTAACATCTCCTATGAGTGAGCTTTCTAATTAAGGGAATATTTTTTCCCTCAGGGAGCTTTTGTTTCTATAGTATCGCGGGGTAGAGCAGTTTGGTTAGCTCGTCAGGCTCATAATCTGAAGGTCGTAGGTTCAAATCCTACCCCCGCTACCAATAGGGGCTTTTAGTGTAGAGACCTAACATACCACACTGTCACTGTGGAGATCGCGGGTTTGAATCCCGTAAGGCCCGCCATATATGGATTTTGGGTAGGCTTCGTAGCTCAGTCGGTAGAGCAACGGTCTGAAGCACCGTGTGTCGGCAGTTCGATTCTGCCCGAAGCCACCATAATAAAAACATTTAGTATTCTTTAAATTAGTTAGTAATTTTTATTTCTTTTTTTTAATGGCTCCTAGGATAGCTATCCTTTTGCAGTGTTCTGAATGTAACTTCAGATACTACTTAAGTCAGAAAAAAATAGACAAAACAGCAGTCAATAAAAAATTAGAGTTGAATAAGTTTTGCAAAAAATGTAAAAAACATTGCAAGCATATAGAACATAAAGTAGATTAATTTAGTGCCGTTGAGCTAGTTAACAATGAAGAGTATATTTATAGATACTCCATTGTTCATAAAGATATTTGCTTCAGCATTTACCTGTTTAGCTGGTTTAGCTACTGGAGCTTTTTATTATGTCGGAAACAAAATACAGACATCCTATAAGGCTGATTTACTCAAAGTACATAAATCTAAAGAGATAGTTAATGCTCAACGAAAACAATTGGCTGAGTTGAGAAGGAAAACCATTGCTTAGTGATTGCTGTTATCTACAGCCTTTCTTTTGTCCTTTTAATCTTAGGTTTACTTCTTTCTTCTTCAGGTTCTACTGGAGGTTTTTCTGTTCTTTCTGGTTATGATATAGAACTGTTCAAAAAAACAAAAGATTATGGAGTAGTAAAGATTCTAAAGTTGCTAATGTTCTTGTTTACTTTACTACTTTTTATTCTTTGTATTAGTTATGTGAAAAAATTAAAAGGGTAGCTTTAATGTTTCTTGAATCGGAGTCACTTTTACAAAAGAGTAAAAGTTAATAGATTTAGCGGATCGGGGTTTATTCCCCGATTAAAGCTAAAGATTAGTAAAGAAAATTTAAAAGGAGCTCTCAACAATGATTTAGTTTTATGCAAATTTCCAGATCTCAGGAAAGGCTCTACAGATAACCAACCTAGGGTATTAAGGATAGTTGAGAGATTCAAAGTTAATTTTGTAGTTGAAGTCATCTCTCTATTAAGACAAGGGATAGTTGTTTTTTTTGATGATCCCCAAATATCTGGAAAGAGAATTATATTTGGAGTTTTTCCTTTAATTCAAGTTGGTCACAAAATTCTCGTTCAACTTAAAAGCTTTCCTCCCGAGAAAATATATGGAAAACTCTTAGAGATAATCGGATTTAAAGGAAAACCAGAAGTTGAGTTTAAATCTTTAGTTCTAGATTTAAAGCTTCCATTAAATTTTGAGAGAAAAAGTATTAATGATGAAATAGAGCAACTTAAATCTAGGAGAGAATCTGTTCTACAAAACACACATCTTTATCAATCTTTAGAGGATAAATACTTTTTCACTATAGATGGTGAAAAAGCTAAAGATTTTGATGATGCAATTTGTACAGAAAAGACTCAAAGCGGATTTAAATTGTACATAGCAATTGCGGATGTATGGGGATATCTCAGACATTTACCTTCTATAGAAGAGGAGGCAAATCAAAGAGGAACTTCTATTTACTTACTAAATAGAGTTATCACTATGCTTCCTGCTATATTATCTGAAGACCTTTGCTCCCTTAGAG
Above is a window of Mycoplasma ovis str. Michigan DNA encoding:
- a CDS encoding iron-sulfur cluster assembly scaffold protein translates to MYQDSIYWLSGLKKFSSKEQRKGILIQPNQELGCQDSIQVSLNSKPIISSIQLEMQGCVLLKATTNALCLCIEKKNKLEGLEIIDNFLSMIRGEKFNSNLLDENLKLFEKFKLALSRRNCLIMGALELKKALENN
- a CDS encoding deoxyribonuclease IV, which translates into the protein MLGSHISLNKPNNYLLGAVRESIYNGADCFMIFTGPPQNKKRVPVEQLFLLESQKEAQKANIDFKNCVIHAPYIFNLARPDEDGFIHSLLVNEIKRTVQLGCKIFVVHPGSFLSTTKDSEQLLVDHKQGIQEVIKNIKGILNATEDLDYFFALETMAGKKNQLGSKLEELKEIFEGCEWHPKLAVCLDTVHLHDSGYDLSDVEGFKKQLDSLIGLPRVKTLHLGDSMNPRGSKKDRHANLNYGHIGFDTLIKWAYDEYFSTLPIIVETPFWIQEKGVKKELVSPYKWEIQLIRDKVWKPIPNEEYKPIYNRFLVNENE
- the rpmG gene encoding 50S ribosomal protein L33, with product MAPRIAILLQCSECNFRYYLSQKKIDKTAVNKKLELNKFCKKCKKHCKHIEHKVD